Genomic segment of Bartonella bacilliformis KC583:
AGCTGCTTTGACCTTTCTCGTATTTCGATAACATCACCTGGTTTACAACGATACGATTGAATATTTGTGCGTCGACCATTCACATTCACATGACCGTGATTAATAAATTGACGAGAAGCGAAAATAGTAGGTACAAATTTTGAACGATAAACAATCGCATCTAAACGTGATTCTAAAAGACCGATGAGATTTTCACCAGTATCTCCACGGCGACGAACGGCTTCTTGATAAATTTTACGAAATTGTTTTTCTGAGATATCGCCATAAAAACCTTTTAACTTCTGCTTAGCACATAACTGCACACCATAATCAGAAAGCTTTCCTTTACGACGTTGACCATGCTGACCAGGACCATATTCACGGCGATTAACTGGAGACTTCGGACGACCCCAGATATTTTCTCCTATACGGCGGTCAATTTTATATTTTGCTGATTCGCGCTTACTCATCGCATTCCCTTTAAATAAAAAGAAGATTAAAAATTTAATCTTAAGGAAACGCACCCTCCTCTGCCTTCAAAAATGAAGACTGACAGAATAGCTTTCTCATAATTCAAAAGCTATCCACGGGACACGTTAGTGAATGTTACTTTTTTCAAAAGAAAAATAGTGACTTTCTTCTATTCATCTCATACTCCAAAGTCAACTCCCTTCATTATATTGAGGTTAAATCTTTGCAGCAAACGCTCAGTTACAAAATCTATATTTTGCGATGTAAACAAAGCATAATTTTTAATATTCTTCTTTGAACTTTTATTTTTCATTGTTTCTAGCAACAATGATCTTGTATGTCTAGCTATAGCTTTTGCTGGATCAATCCAATTGACTGACCATAAAGCCTGCTTATGAAATAAGCTGATCAAAAAAGGATAATGCGTGCAAGCTAAAACAATAACGTCAGTATATTTGCCATTTTTCTCAACAAAGCACGGCAAAATTTCGTGACGTAATTCTTCGTAATCAATAGGATAACCACGTAAATAATTTTCAGCAAATGTAGCAAGTTTTTTGCTTCCAACCAATTCTACATGGCATTGATTTGCAAAAGAACTAATTAATTCATGTGTATATGCTCGCTTAACTGTTCCAGGAGTTGCCAAAACTGAAATTAAACCAGATTTTGTTTGTGCAGCTGCGGATTTAATCGCAGGAACAGTTCCTACGAAAGGAATATGAGGAAATTCTTGTCGTAAATCTGATATCATGAGTGTAGAAGCTGTATTACAAGCAATCACACATAAAGCAGGAGTATATAATTTTAGAAGATTTGTAAAAACTTTTAAAATACGGCCTTTTAAGACATCTTCTTCCCATGCACCATAAGGGAATCCCGCATCATCAGCAACATAAACAAATTGCAATTCAGGAATAAGGATACGTGCTTCCTTCAATACCGTTAATCCACCAATACCACTGTCAAAAAAAATAACTGGTTTCTCACTCATCAGTATTCACATTTTCTTATTTTTTTACGATCGCGCTCTGCAGGTGCACCACTGCCCCGTGGAAATTTAGGCGAAAAATGATTTAATGAAGATACAATTCCACGTAACAATCTAACCTCAGATTCACTAAAATTAGCGCGTGTAAAAACAGAACGCATATTTGAAACCATTATCTCTTTACGCTCTTGCGGCCTAAAATATCCACGAACATCCAAAGCATCCTCTAACTGAAATAAAAGACCATGAAGTGTTTCTCTATCAGCCAGCTTCATCTCTTCTGCACGAAAAGCTGTATCGCTCACATTCTCTAAACCTGATTTCATCCACTCATAAGACATTAATAGGACAGCTTGTGCAATATTGAGTGATGCAAAAGCAGGATTAACTGGAAAAGTAACAATTTCATTTACAAGGCTGATTTCATCATTTTTCAAGCCCCATCTTTCTCTTCCAAATAAAATACCTGTTTTATGTCCGAGATTTTCATGCTGACGTAAAATACTTGCTGCTTCTACAGCACTTTTGATAATTTTAAAGCCATATCTTTTACGCGCTGTTGTGCCAAAAATATAATGTAAATCTGCAATTGCATCATGTAGTGTATTAAAAACTAAAGCATTATCTATTACGTGATCCGCTTTGCTAGCCGCAGCTTTAGCTTTGTCATTTGGAAATGTTTCTCGAGGGTTGATTAAACGCAAATCAGATAGCCCAAAATTTGCCATTGCTCTTGCTACCATGCCAATGTTTTCAGGTAATTGCGGTTCAACTAAGACAATGACTGGACCATCCATCACATTTTTACAATTTCTATTTGTTCCAGCCATCATTTCACCAATTTTTGTACAGAATAATTTCTACCGTTATTTTTTTAAACTCAATCACGCATTGATTTTCTTCTACGCAATGATATCCTTCCCTAATGTTATCTGGAAGTAAAAAATATTCATCTCATTTACCAAAAAGGACGAGCAAAATTTCCTGAAATCAAAACAAACATAATTTAGCGAAAAAATCACTCAGCTCTTATCATTTGCTATAATTTTGATCCTATTTATAAATGTAAATCTGATAAAACCTTAAAATCAAGAGTGGAATTTTATGCTATAAAATGTCAGGTAAATGTGAAAGGGTATTTTTCTGATTCATCAAGTGAAAGTAAAAAATAGCAAAAAAATGGTTGATTATATTGAGTACAATGAAACACCTCTAAAATTTAATGGGAAAATTCGTATTTTTGATGATTATGCTTTTGCTGAAATGCGTAAAGTGGGTCAGATTGCCGCGGAATGTCTTGATGCACTCACAGATATTATAAAACCTGGTATTACAACACAAGAAATTGATGATTTTATTTTCATTTTTGGAGCGGAGCGAGGTGCCCTACCAGCAGACCTAAATTATCGCGGATATAGCCACTCATGCTGCACATCTATCAATCATGTTGTCTGCCATGGTATACCAAATAAAAAATCTTTGCAGGAAGGTGATATCGTCAATGTCGATGTAACATTCATTCTGAATGGTTGGCATGGAGATTCAAGCCGCATGTATCCTGTTGGAAAAGTTAAGCGCGCTGCAGAACGATTACTAGAAATAACTCATGAATGCCTTATGAGAGGAATTGAAGCCGTAAAACCTGGAGCAACCACAGGTGATATTGGTGCAGCCATTCAGCGTTATGCAGAATCTGAACGGTGTTCAGTTGTAAGAGATTTTTGTGGTCATGGAATTGGTCAACTTTTTCATGATGCACCTAATATTCTTCATTACGGAAATCCAGGAGAAGGCGAAGAGCTTAAACAAGGCATGATATTCACAATTGAACCCATGATTAACTTAGGTAAACCACAAGTTAAAATTTTATCTGATGGTTGGACTGCTGTTACACGTGATCGCTCTCTTAGTGCGCAATATGAACATACAATTGGTGTAACAGATCAAGGATGCGAAATATTTACTCAATCTCCCAAAAATATTTTTTATATTCCTAATTCATGTGCCTAAGTAAATGTAGAAATATCATGGCCAAAAAAATAAATAAAAATGAATTTGCTCAAAGCGATCATTTTGAACACATACCAAATGTTCTGCATGACCCAACAACAAATACAAAAAACGAAAAACTTAAGAAAAAAACTTCACTAACAAATAATCATTATCAAGGACATCGTGAACGTCTTCGTAAACGATTTTTAGATACGAAAGGCAATGCAATCGAAGATTATGAGTATCTTGAATTATTGCTTTTTCGTACTATTCCTCGTGCAGACACCAAACCAATTGCTAAAAAATTAATAGAGCGTTTTGGTTCGTTAGCTGATGTTTTAGGAGCTGATATTCATAGACTTCAAGAAATTGAAGGATGTGGTCCAGCGTCTGCAATAGATTTAAAAATCATTTCAGCAGTTGCAGGACGTTTTGCTCGTGCACAATTGTCTAAACGTGATATTTTTTCATCATGGGATAAAGTGTTAGCTTATTGCAAAGCTGTTATGGCTCATGAAACACGCGAACAATTTCGTATTTTATTTCTTGATAAAAAGCATGGTCTTCTTTCCGATGAAGTGCAACAAACTGGAACCATTGACCGCACCCCTGTTTATCCCCGTGAGGTCGTATCTCGAGCTCTAGAATTATCCGCATCAGGAATTATCTTAGTTCACAATCATCCTTCAGGCGATGCTTCCCCTTCTCAAGAAGATATATCAATGACGTATAGATTGAAGGATGTAGCAAATGCATTAGATATCACTCTCCATGACCATCTCATCATCGCACGTAACGATTATATAAGCTTTAAAGCATTGAAACTTATATAAAATCCAATTGAATAAAGAAAAAATCTTTATCTAATTATAATCATACATTAATTTTCTAAATCTACATCCAATATAGCCATCGAAAAATTGTAGGATAGTTCATCTTCATCCTCATCTCGATAAATAATACCTAAAAACTCATCTCGGATATAAACTTCACAAGAATCATCTTTTTTCGGCCGCGCTTTTACCTGCAATGCTGAATTTTGGAAGATTGTTTTAAAATAATTATCAAGTTTTTTTATTTCATCAGCATTCACCGTGCTCTCCTGAATTTAAAGATTAACAACTAATTCCTTGTTGGCAGATAAGCTACTCCTATGATTCTGTAAAGATTGTAAAAAATTTTTAATCACTATCTTTTTGTTTTTTTCATAAAAATAAGAAAATATATTAGAATTGGAAAAAAGCTTTATAAATCATAGGTCAAATAATAGGAAAACGAGCAAGA
This window contains:
- the rpsD gene encoding 30S ribosomal protein S4, producing the protein MSKRESAKYKIDRRIGENIWGRPKSPVNRREYGPGQHGQRRKGKLSDYGVQLCAKQKLKGFYGDISEKQFRKIYQEAVRRRGDTGENLIGLLESRLDAIVYRSKFVPTIFASRQFINHGHVNVNGRRTNIQSYRCKPGDVIEIRERSKQLLLVLEATQLNERDVPDYIEADHSKMKATFVRIPAFSDVPYAVQMEPNLVVEFYSR
- the murI gene encoding glutamate racemase, translating into MSEKPVIFFDSGIGGLTVLKEARILIPELQFVYVADDAGFPYGAWEEDVLKGRILKVFTNLLKLYTPALCVIACNTASTLMISDLRQEFPHIPFVGTVPAIKSAAAQTKSGLISVLATPGTVKRAYTHELISSFANQCHVELVGSKKLATFAENYLRGYPIDYEELRHEILPCFVEKNGKYTDVIVLACTHYPFLISLFHKQALWSVNWIDPAKAIARHTRSLLLETMKNKSSKKNIKNYALFTSQNIDFVTERLLQRFNLNIMKGVDFGV
- a CDS encoding RNA methyltransferase, giving the protein MAGTNRNCKNVMDGPVIVLVEPQLPENIGMVARAMANFGLSDLRLINPRETFPNDKAKAAASKADHVIDNALVFNTLHDAIADLHYIFGTTARKRYGFKIIKSAVEAASILRQHENLGHKTGILFGRERWGLKNDEISLVNEIVTFPVNPAFASLNIAQAVLLMSYEWMKSGLENVSDTAFRAEEMKLADRETLHGLLFQLEDALDVRGYFRPQERKEIMVSNMRSVFTRANFSESEVRLLRGIVSSLNHFSPKFPRGSGAPAERDRKKIRKCEY
- the map gene encoding type I methionyl aminopeptidase — protein: MVDYIEYNETPLKFNGKIRIFDDYAFAEMRKVGQIAAECLDALTDIIKPGITTQEIDDFIFIFGAERGALPADLNYRGYSHSCCTSINHVVCHGIPNKKSLQEGDIVNVDVTFILNGWHGDSSRMYPVGKVKRAAERLLEITHECLMRGIEAVKPGATTGDIGAAIQRYAESERCSVVRDFCGHGIGQLFHDAPNILHYGNPGEGEELKQGMIFTIEPMINLGKPQVKILSDGWTAVTRDRSLSAQYEHTIGVTDQGCEIFTQSPKNIFYIPNSCA
- the radC gene encoding RadC family protein — its product is MAKKINKNEFAQSDHFEHIPNVLHDPTTNTKNEKLKKKTSLTNNHYQGHRERLRKRFLDTKGNAIEDYEYLELLLFRTIPRADTKPIAKKLIERFGSLADVLGADIHRLQEIEGCGPASAIDLKIISAVAGRFARAQLSKRDIFSSWDKVLAYCKAVMAHETREQFRILFLDKKHGLLSDEVQQTGTIDRTPVYPREVVSRALELSASGIILVHNHPSGDASPSQEDISMTYRLKDVANALDITLHDHLIIARNDYISFKALKLI
- a CDS encoding DUF3126 family protein is translated as MNADEIKKLDNYFKTIFQNSALQVKARPKKDDSCEVYIRDEFLGIIYRDEDEDELSYNFSMAILDVDLEN